The following DNA comes from bacterium.
GCGTACGATTCAGTTTCAAGTCACCACGCGCTCCGCGCGTGCGAAGTGGGTTCGAGCAAAGGCTAATACATCACCGCCTTTAAACCCCGACCCCCGTCTGGGAAACCTCTCGGTTTCCCACGCCTTCCTCCACGGGGTTTAAAGCTTTTGCTTCGCAAAAGTCGCGGATATATTTTCAATATGACAAAGATTATGATCTTCGGGACGTTCGACATGATTCATCCCGGGCACGAGGATCTTTTCTATCAAGCGCGTGCGCTCGCGCCGGATCCGTATCTCATCGTATCTTTGGCGCGCGACAGTGCCGTCATCCGGCATAAAGGGAAGGCTCCGCGAAATACCGAGGAAGCGCGGAAGGTGCTTTTAGAAGCGCACGCGGATATCGACAAGGTGGTCGTGGGTGATGAGCGTGGCTATATCGATCATATCCAGAAAGAGCAGCCGGATATTATCGCGCTGGGCTACGATCAGCAGGGGGAATATGTCGAACATCTCGAGAGGGATCTGAAGGATGCAGGACTCTCAGTGCGTGTAGTGCGACTGGAGCCGTTTCAAGAGCACGCTTTCAAAACATCGAAGCTTCAGTCATAGTGTGTGCCATGAGATATCTCGGATTGGATTACGGCGCGAAGCGCATTGGTATCGCGGTCTCCGACGTTGCGGGAAGTTTTGCATTTCCGCGCGAGACGATTCCCAATGATTACACCGCGATCGATCGGCTCGCCCGGCTTGTGAAAGAGGAGGGGGTACAGGAAGTGGTGATCGGAGATGCACGAGCGGTGAGTGGTGCAGAAAATCCTATTACCGCAGAGAGTGAGAAGTTCGCAAAAATGATCGAGATGCATCTGAGGCTTCCGGTACACAGCGTCTGGGAGGCGTGGAGTTCCGTAGAAGCAGCGCGTTTTGCGCCGAAGGGGAAAGAGCACGACGATTCTGCGGCGGCTGCCATCATCCTGCAGCGACACCTCGATAAGAACCGGCCGTCGCAAGAAGACATAGACGAGGAGTTCTGAGCAATCCACTGCTTCCGCTTAGCTCTCGGTATATCCCTGCTACCATGCAGGATATGGTAAAGACTCCAGAACATCGCCTATCAATAGGAGTGATTGCTGTCGCGGTTGGTATATCGCTTGGTATTGGCGTTGTGTATCTGGATCAAAGGGAGACTGCGCCTGTTCACGCGCAGGGAAGCGGGTCGTGTCAGCAAGTTGAGGAATCCTGCGGAAAAATAAACAATCAAGGACATTCAGCAGCGTGCCACTCGCAATGGGTGCAATGCATGACAAACAAATGCATGGGAGGTGCTGGTGCCGTCGGGCAGTGTGTTCAAGACCCTGAATGCCAGGCGTCATGCACCGAATCAGCAACGTCGCAGGGCGGAAAGATCAGCTGCTGCGATGGTGGTCCGAAGCATGGCAACACCTGTCGCGATAAGGTGGACGGTAAGTGCAATCCTAAACAGACCGAGCTAGAAAAAGGAAAGGAAGAAGGAAAGGGTGGGGAGATGCCGAAGTTGCCGGAGATGCCAAAGGGGGGCGGTGGGGGCGAGCCGAAGCCGAAGGAGCCGTGCGCAGCAAATGCATCGAGTTCGGAGTGTAAGTCTACTCAGACGCCAAGCGGCGTGAGCGGATTCCTCAGTAACCTTTTCGGTTCGAATTCAAATACTGAGAGTGCTGGTACGAACACTGTTTCGGGTGCGCTGCAGTCTGCGGCGTCGAAACTGCAATCGTTCCTCAGCGGCGAAAACGCTCCTGCAGCGACTTCGGAGAATACCGGCACCACTAATCCGACTGAGGCAGTCGTAACGCCGGTCACCCCGAGTGCGTCGCAGGCGGGGCAGATCACCTCGCAGGCAGGCAGCTCCCAGCAAGGCGCTACTAACGCTGGTGGTACCCAAGGTGTCGGCAGCACCGTGACCGGATTCGGTTCAGGCGTGCAGGCAGATACGAATACACAGACAGGTCCGATCCTTGCCGCAATCAAGAGCGTGACCGCGCGTATCCAAAGCATCTTGTCATCGCTCTTCTAATAGGTATCCTGCACGCATGGATACCATTCAATACGACGATTTTGCGAAGCTCGATATCCGCATCGGGAAAGTGATAGCAGCGGAGATGGTCCCGGACGCGGATAAGCTCATCAAGTGCACGATTGATTTCGGTGAGATGGGGCAGCGCACCATAGTCTCCGGTATTGCTGAATGGAAGAAGCCGGAAGAGCTGGTGGGCAAACAATTGCCGTATATCGTGAATCTTGCACCGCGCATGCTGCGCGGTGTCGAGAGTCAGGGGATGCTTCTTGCATCGCATACTCCCGACGGGGGAATCGCGCTCATCATGCCGGATACTGAGGTCACTCCCGGCACGAAGATCGGATAAAGGCGCGCGGAATTAGCGTGTATAATTTCGGCATGAGCTTTTCGCGCACGCTTGCGCGCTGGTTTCCGGTGCCAAAACTTCTCACGCCGCCTGCTGCGGGTGTCGATATTACCGACACATCGGTGAAATGGCTTTCATTCAAAGAGAGTGCAACCGGTTTGCGGGTGGTCTCGTGCGGTACTCAGCCGCTTCCGCAAGGCGTCGTCGAACGTGGCGCCATCAAAGATCCGCGTGTTCTTGCGGAGGTCTTGAAAGAGGTGAAGAAAAAGAGCGGGCTTACTGCGGCACACGCAGCGCTTCCCGAAGAGGACGCATACGTATTCGGCATGCACGTGCCGCCCAAGAGTTCCCGTTCGCAGATAGTTAATATGATCGAGTTTGAGCTTGAGGCGCGTGTACCGATCCCCCCGACGCAAGCGGTCTATGATTTCGATACCGTACAGACCCGCGATGATGGTTCCGAAGAGATTGCCGTGACGGTGTTCCCGCGCGATCTTGCCGAAGGGTATACGCAGGCGTTCATGCTTGCCGGGATCGATCTAATCTCTCTGGAGATCGAGCCGCGATCGATCGGGCGCGCGATCTCTCCGAAAGATAAGAGCGAGACCGCGCTCGTTGTTGATTGTGGCTATGCGCGTACTGGTGTCGCAATCCTCAAGCGCGGCATACCGATTTTCACCTCGACCATCGATATCGGCGGCGCGCATCTCAGCAAGGCGGTCATGGATTCTCTCAAGATCACCGAGGAGGATGCGCGTATCTTTAAGAACGAACACGGGCTCGTGCCGGACGATCCTTCACGAAAAGCAGTATGGGAGTCATTAGATGCGGTCGCGGGCTCTCTCGCGGAAGAGATCGGCAAACACTACCGCTTCTGGGATACGCGTCGTAATGAAAAAGGGGAGCGTGCCATGCCGGTTGAGCGAGTCTACCTTCTCGGCGGAAGCGCCAATCTGAAGGGACTCCCTGAATACATCGCGGGTAAAGTGCATGCAGAAACATTGCGACCCGATGTGTGGTGCAACGCATTCTCGTTCGAGGAATATATTCCACCGCTCGATTATCGCGCGTCGCTGCAATACGCGACTGCGATCGGCCTAGCGCTGCGCGGTACTTGATATATGGCAAACGTAATCCCTAGGGAAGGGCTATCGAAAATAGGAAAGCGGAATTCCGCCCGCTTCCTGTTTGTGGGCGCGTGCATGTCTGCAGCGGCGGCGATCGTGGCGATCCTTGCGATCATGCCGGCATACTTATCGGTGCGCGTCGCGCGTGCCTCAGTGGAAACTGCAGCACAACAATCCGGCGGTACTGCCACGGCTGATCAAGAAGCGGCGGTGCGCACGCAGGGATTGATCACCAATCTTACACCTATCGCGAACGCAACGACCTCGCCGGTAGGCGCGCTTGCCGTGGCGCTCGCTGAAAAGCCGGCGGGCCTTTCTATAACGTCGATCACGTACACGTCGGATAAATCGACGATCGTCCTCACGGGAACCGCCTCGCGGCGCGAAGCAGTGAGCGCCTTGCGCGATGCACTCGAAGCCTCGAAGCGTTTCTCGACGGTCGCGGTACCGGTCGCGGCGCTCGTCGGCGCCCAAGAGGGAAGGTTCACGATAACGCTCACCGGAATCTGATTATGGCTAATTCACGTCTCATCGCCTGGCTTTCACTCGTCGTCTCACTCATTCTCTGGGGAGCGTTCGTATTCCTCGTGTGGTCACTCTACGATGAGCGCATCATGTATCTGGAGGCGGCGAGCGTTGCGCAGGAGAGTGAGCTGCGCGGACAGTCGGTCGCGCGCTTGCGGGCAAGCGTGCAGGATACCGAAGTAGAACGAGCAGCACTGAACAGTCTTTTGGATGTCAGCATCTTGCGTGCAGTTGAAATCATCGAGACGACCGGGAGGCAGGCAGGTGCAACGGAGGTTGCGATCGGCGAAGCGACGCCGATGCCGCTGAGCGGCAACGTGCCCGCCGGCCTCACCTCGGTGTCGGCCGTGGTGAATCTGCAAGGATCGTTTGCGTCGATCGTGCGGGCGATCAGTTTGTACGAGACGCTGACCGTTCCGTCCCGACTTGAGCAGTTCGAGATGGAAAAGCTCGGGAATTCATGGAGGGCAACGGTGCGCGTGCGGGTCTACCTCACGCAATAGTAATATGCGATTCGATTCTTCAATCCAGATAAAAGTAAAAGATGCGTATGCGGCGCGTCATGAGCCTGAAGCGCAGCGTCTCCTGGCGCAGGCGTATTGGGCGTTCCTCATCACGAGCTTCGTGGCAGCCGTCATCGTCGTTATCGCATTCGGCGTGTGGGAATTCTTCCGGATGCCGGTTGTCGACGAAAGCCTCTCAGGCGTTCGTCCGCAAACGGCTTTTACCAAGGCCCAATTGCAGGAGCTGCTCGAGAAATTCGATATGCGTGCCGATCGTTTCCAGGAGCGCCTGACGGCACCGGTCGTGGCACGTGATCCGTCGTGATTGACCGGTTGGACGGGCGCGTTAGGATGCG
Coding sequences within:
- the pilM gene encoding pilus assembly protein PilM: MSFSRTLARWFPVPKLLTPPAAGVDITDTSVKWLSFKESATGLRVVSCGTQPLPQGVVERGAIKDPRVLAEVLKEVKKKSGLTAAHAALPEEDAYVFGMHVPPKSSRSQIVNMIEFELEARVPIPPTQAVYDFDTVQTRDDGSEEIAVTVFPRDLAEGYTQAFMLAGIDLISLEIEPRSIGRAISPKDKSETALVVDCGYARTGVAILKRGIPIFTSTIDIGGAHLSKAVMDSLKITEEDARIFKNEHGLVPDDPSRKAVWESLDAVAGSLAEEIGKHYRFWDTRRNEKGERAMPVERVYLLGGSANLKGLPEYIAGKVHAETLRPDVWCNAFSFEEYIPPLDYRASLQYATAIGLALRGT
- the ruvX gene encoding Holliday junction resolvase RuvX translates to MRYLGLDYGAKRIGIAVSDVAGSFAFPRETIPNDYTAIDRLARLVKEEGVQEVVIGDARAVSGAENPITAESEKFAKMIEMHLRLPVHSVWEAWSSVEAARFAPKGKEHDDSAAAAIILQRHLDKNRPSQEDIDEEF
- a CDS encoding adenylyltransferase/cytidyltransferase family protein — protein: MTKIMIFGTFDMIHPGHEDLFYQARALAPDPYLIVSLARDSAVIRHKGKAPRNTEEARKVLLEAHADIDKVVVGDERGYIDHIQKEQPDIIALGYDQQGEYVEHLERDLKDAGLSVRVVRLEPFQEHAFKTSKLQS
- a CDS encoding PilN domain-containing protein, with the protein product MANVIPREGLSKIGKRNSARFLFVGACMSAAAAIVAILAIMPAYLSVRVARASVETAAQQSGGTATADQEAAVRTQGLITNLTPIANATTSPVGALAVALAEKPAGLSITSITYTSDKSTIVLTGTASRREAVSALRDALEASKRFSTVAVPVAALVGAQEGRFTITLTGI